The following are from one region of the Paenalkalicoccus suaedae genome:
- the recQ gene encoding DNA helicase RecQ, whose amino-acid sequence MLDQAQLKLQQHYGYDAFRPGQHRILEFVFKGHPTMGIMPTGGGKSICYQIPSLLLPGITLVISPLISLMKDQVDELAEAGIDATFINSSLSASEVSARLDEVNLGLQKLIYIAPERLESPSFMRMLQKLPISLVAVDEAHCLSQWGHDFRPSYLRIPELLNTLPKVPPVLALTATATPEVTQDVCRALSIDPDHVVQTGFSRENLAFHVVKGVDRDEYMKSYITQSGESGIIYCATRKEVERIHDYLKKANVSVGKYHGGMSQEDRQKMQELFVYDVTKVMVATNAFGMGINKSNVRFVFHRQMPRNMESFYQEAGRAGRDGAPSECMLLFSPQDIRIQQFLIDQSMMDERRKEQEYRKLQAMTSFAHTEDCLQNYILQYFGESPAEPCGRCSECVDDRTSVDITREAQMIFSCVRRMGERFGKTMVAQVLTGSNNKKVKDLKLDTLPTFGLMKNRSQKEVAQLIDFLAASDYLALTGGNYPVLQLTDLAVPVLKGQESVAKKEEKHQVRVTQDHPLFETLRGVRTELAREHAVAPYMVFSDQTLHELCRQLPTDEHAMLQVKGVGQMKIETYGQPFLDAILVYVEENEMAKPQQEILSNDKKQKSYMVTAELYVDGTPVEEIMKLRDIKEVTVKSHLLEAYEDGVSIELSPLFEAKHVDLIKRAINDVGLEEGMKPVKEALPEEVDYFTIKLVANGYV is encoded by the coding sequence ATGTTAGATCAAGCACAGTTAAAGCTTCAACAGCATTATGGATACGATGCTTTCCGACCTGGACAGCATCGTATTTTAGAGTTTGTTTTTAAAGGACACCCTACGATGGGGATTATGCCCACGGGTGGAGGAAAGTCGATTTGCTATCAGATTCCTTCGTTACTTTTACCAGGTATTACGCTCGTTATCTCCCCACTTATTTCCCTTATGAAGGATCAGGTCGATGAACTTGCCGAAGCAGGCATTGACGCGACATTTATAAACTCAAGCTTATCAGCTAGCGAAGTCTCTGCTAGATTAGATGAGGTTAATTTAGGTCTACAAAAGCTTATTTATATTGCTCCAGAGCGCCTTGAATCACCCTCATTCATGCGTATGCTACAAAAGCTACCAATCTCCTTAGTAGCGGTTGATGAGGCTCACTGTCTGTCTCAGTGGGGACACGATTTTAGACCAAGCTACTTACGTATTCCTGAGCTTTTAAATACGCTACCAAAAGTACCGCCAGTATTAGCCCTCACTGCAACCGCAACCCCTGAGGTGACGCAGGACGTGTGCCGAGCGTTATCAATCGATCCAGACCACGTCGTTCAGACCGGCTTCAGCCGTGAAAATTTGGCGTTTCATGTGGTTAAAGGGGTAGACCGTGACGAATACATGAAGAGCTACATTACTCAGTCTGGAGAGTCCGGGATTATTTATTGTGCGACTAGAAAAGAAGTGGAACGCATTCATGATTATTTAAAGAAGGCTAATGTTTCTGTAGGTAAGTATCATGGAGGGATGTCTCAAGAGGATCGGCAAAAGATGCAAGAGTTGTTCGTCTATGATGTGACCAAAGTGATGGTTGCTACAAACGCCTTTGGTATGGGGATTAATAAATCGAACGTTCGCTTTGTCTTTCATAGGCAAATGCCACGCAATATGGAGAGCTTTTATCAAGAGGCTGGACGTGCAGGAAGAGACGGCGCTCCTAGTGAGTGTATGCTCTTATTTTCGCCTCAAGACATTCGAATCCAGCAGTTTTTAATTGATCAATCAATGATGGACGAGCGACGCAAGGAGCAGGAATATCGGAAGCTCCAGGCTATGACGAGCTTTGCACACACAGAGGATTGTCTACAAAACTATATTCTTCAATATTTCGGAGAATCGCCGGCAGAACCTTGTGGTAGGTGCTCGGAATGCGTCGATGATCGAACCTCTGTGGATATAACGCGAGAAGCACAGATGATTTTCTCTTGTGTAAGACGGATGGGTGAACGATTCGGGAAGACGATGGTCGCTCAAGTATTGACTGGATCTAATAATAAGAAGGTGAAGGATTTAAAGCTTGATACACTTCCAACCTTCGGACTGATGAAGAATCGCTCTCAAAAAGAGGTTGCTCAGTTGATTGACTTTCTTGCTGCATCTGACTATTTAGCTTTAACTGGCGGCAACTATCCAGTGCTGCAACTGACTGATTTAGCAGTGCCTGTGCTAAAGGGACAGGAGTCGGTTGCGAAGAAGGAGGAGAAGCATCAGGTACGTGTCACCCAGGATCATCCGTTATTTGAGACACTCCGTGGAGTGCGAACCGAACTCGCGCGTGAGCACGCTGTTGCACCATACATGGTCTTCTCTGATCAGACGCTTCATGAGCTATGCAGGCAGCTCCCGACCGATGAACATGCGATGCTCCAAGTCAAGGGTGTCGGACAAATGAAGATAGAGACTTACGGACAGCCATTCCTAGATGCGATCCTTGTATATGTAGAGGAAAACGAGATGGCAAAGCCTCAACAAGAAATTTTATCAAATGATAAAAAGCAGAAGAGCTATATGGTAACAGCGGAATTATATGTAGATGGCACACCAGTCGAAGAGATTATGAAGCTTCGGGATATTAAAGAGGTAACTGTGAAAAGTCATCTTTTAGAGGCATATGAAGATGGTGTCTCTATTGAGCTCTCTCCTCTATTTGAGGCTAAGCATGTAGATTTAATTAAACGAGCTATTAATGATGTAGGTCTTGAAGAGGGGATGAAGCCTGTAAAGGAGGCTCTCCCTGAAGAGGTGGATTACTTTACGATTAAACTCGTTGCCAATGGGTATGTGTGA
- a CDS encoding ring-cleaving dioxygenase produces the protein MTAPTIAGIHHITAIVGNPQRNMDFYADVLGLKFVKKTVNFDDPATYHFYFGNEQGSPGTIITFFPWDGARKGKIGTGQVGTTTFVVPDGALSFWEERLRDKGVKAELATRFNEEYLQFLDPDGLQLEIVARGKGPNSEWEFDTITTNEAIKGFGGTVLYSSDPEATSKLLVEHFRMTHVATAGDFIRFEAPGDLGNIIDIDTSKTEPGSMGVGTVHHIAFRANDDEHQQDIMSYLHSKDIRTTEVKDRQYFNAIYFREPGSILYEVATDPPGFLWDEDQEELGKDLKLPPWLEEQREKIESIIAPITIPEKK, from the coding sequence ATGACAGCACCTACAATTGCAGGTATTCATCATATTACAGCGATCGTTGGCAATCCGCAGAGAAATATGGATTTTTACGCTGACGTACTAGGATTAAAATTTGTTAAAAAGACAGTAAATTTTGATGATCCTGCTACGTACCATTTTTATTTTGGGAATGAGCAAGGATCACCTGGAACGATTATTACATTTTTCCCTTGGGATGGTGCTAGGAAGGGCAAAATTGGCACTGGTCAGGTTGGAACGACGACATTTGTCGTGCCTGATGGAGCATTATCCTTCTGGGAGGAGCGACTTCGGGATAAAGGTGTGAAGGCAGAGCTTGCAACTCGTTTTAATGAAGAGTACCTCCAATTCCTAGATCCAGACGGATTGCAGCTTGAAATAGTCGCGAGAGGCAAGGGACCAAATAGCGAATGGGAATTCGATACGATCACAACAAACGAAGCTATTAAAGGCTTTGGTGGAACAGTTCTCTATTCCTCAGACCCGGAAGCGACCTCAAAGCTTTTAGTGGAGCACTTCCGCATGACGCATGTTGCAACTGCGGGCGACTTTATCCGCTTCGAGGCTCCTGGTGATTTAGGGAACATAATTGATATTGATACATCTAAGACAGAGCCAGGCTCTATGGGTGTTGGAACGGTTCACCACATTGCTTTTAGAGCAAACGATGACGAGCACCAGCAGGATATTATGTCTTACTTGCATAGCAAGGATATCCGCACAACAGAAGTAAAGGACCGCCAATATTTTAACGCGATTTACTTTAGAGAGCCTGGCTCCATTTTGTATGAAGTTGCAACCGATCCACCAGGATTTTTATGGGACGAGGATCAAGAAGAGCTAGGTAAAGACCTGAAATTGCCACCATGGCTTGAAGAGCAACGCGAAAAGATCGAATCAATTATTGCACCTATAACGATTCCAGAGAAAAAATAA
- a CDS encoding alpha/beta hydrolase: MKHIFKKGTSDHTLLLLHGTGGNEEDLLPIAQMIDPDANVIGVRGNVDENGMNRFFRRLAEGVFDEEDLIFRTKELHEFIDEAASEHGFDRSNMTAIGYSNGANIAGSLLYHYERPFKHAILLHPMVPRRGLDLPDMSGLPVFIGAGSNDPICPPEETKELHEHLKGAGAPVELYWANMGHQLTRDEIDEARRFYDANKDK, from the coding sequence ATGAAGCATATTTTTAAAAAAGGAACGAGTGACCATACACTACTATTACTTCACGGAACTGGTGGGAATGAAGAGGATCTTTTGCCAATCGCACAAATGATTGACCCAGATGCGAACGTTATTGGAGTCCGCGGGAACGTAGACGAAAACGGCATGAACCGCTTTTTTAGACGTTTAGCAGAAGGCGTATTTGATGAAGAGGACCTTATTTTCCGCACAAAAGAACTCCACGAGTTTATTGATGAAGCAGCGAGCGAGCACGGATTCGATCGCTCGAACATGACAGCCATCGGATATTCAAATGGAGCTAATATTGCAGGCAGTCTGCTATACCATTACGAGCGTCCATTCAAACATGCGATCCTATTGCACCCAATGGTACCAAGACGAGGTCTTGATCTACCTGATATGTCCGGACTACCTGTGTTTATCGGAGCAGGTAGCAATGATCCAATCTGTCCACCTGAGGAAACAAAAGAGCTACATGAGCACTTAAAGGGGGCTGGCGCACCCGTTGAACTATATTGGGCTAATATGGGTCACCAGCTAACTCGTGATGAAATTGACGAAGCACGTCGTTTTTACGATGCTAATAAGGATAAGTAA
- a CDS encoding flavin reductase family protein, whose translation MTVIESKSLTKRDHYKLMTSIITPRPIAFVSSLSEEGVLNVAPFSYFSIISADPPLVSVSIGRKGTEQKDTARNIVGKKQFVVHVTTEENVEKANESAANLAPDESEAERAELEPVLSHFIDVPGIRESPVRMECELYAHHVIEGEDATTDLIIGKIVAYHVEEKLLIDNNVVDTGNLKPVSRLGGTSYAKLGKQFSLERPK comes from the coding sequence ATGACAGTCATTGAGTCAAAATCATTAACGAAACGTGATCATTACAAGCTGATGACATCCATTATTACTCCTAGACCAATTGCATTTGTATCATCGTTATCCGAAGAAGGAGTGCTAAACGTAGCACCGTTCAGCTACTTTTCGATTATTTCGGCAGATCCACCGCTCGTGTCAGTCTCTATTGGGAGAAAGGGAACAGAGCAAAAGGATACAGCTCGAAATATCGTAGGAAAAAAGCAATTCGTCGTGCATGTAACTACGGAAGAAAACGTGGAGAAGGCTAATGAAAGTGCGGCAAACTTAGCTCCTGATGAGAGTGAGGCTGAACGAGCGGAGCTTGAACCTGTTTTAAGTCACTTTATCGATGTACCTGGTATTCGTGAAAGCCCTGTGAGAATGGAATGTGAGCTATACGCTCATCACGTGATCGAAGGGGAAGACGCGACTACAGATTTAATCATTGGCAAAATTGTTGCCTACCATGTGGAAGAGAAGTTGCTGATTGACAATAACGTTGTCGACACAGGAAACTTAAAACCAGTCTCTCGACTAGGAGGAACGTCATACGCAAAGCTTGGTAAGCAGTTCTCCCTGGAAAGGCCGAAATAA
- a CDS encoding GGDEF domain-containing protein — MLYEQTSLDLFKTTFEHSPLGIFIIKSDLKITFVNTPAANVIGYEREELIDLTFDQLMTKENFFACREEIKKLDSEESHLNKIMHLKGSNGQELTSEVTVTKGEENNDVFYIFQLDLKNIDAEMYKVEHFDKRHLAKMIETAPSGITLIDMNGKLTFANKMAEEILELRASHIDNLTFNSPNLNITTPDGDPIKSEDLPFSIMKKTGNVIRDYIHTIETSSGESKILSINGSPILDSYGNMTAGLFSMVDITSKKMLELELTKANTLLKQLSERDGLTGVANRRYFDERLPKLLKDSNKRHTPLSIIMFDLDEFKKYNDQYGHQAGDDCLKSITKTISDALPEQAVFARYGGEEFGILLPKFKGTDAYDFAKLLVEVVYRLNIPHCMSSTSHTVTISMGVAEWNNSNITNKSINDLIKEADRALYESKRSGKNRATLA, encoded by the coding sequence ATGCTTTATGAGCAAACTAGTTTAGATCTATTTAAGACAACTTTTGAACATTCTCCTCTTGGCATATTTATCATAAAGAGTGATCTTAAAATTACATTCGTGAACACTCCAGCAGCTAACGTGATTGGCTATGAACGCGAAGAGCTAATCGATTTAACGTTTGATCAGCTAATGACTAAAGAGAATTTTTTTGCGTGTAGAGAAGAGATTAAAAAGCTTGATAGTGAGGAGTCACACCTTAATAAAATCATGCATTTAAAGGGTAGCAATGGCCAAGAGCTCACATCGGAGGTCACGGTAACAAAAGGTGAAGAAAACAATGATGTCTTCTATATTTTTCAATTAGATTTAAAAAATATAGACGCAGAAATGTATAAGGTGGAGCATTTTGATAAGCGTCACTTAGCCAAAATGATAGAGACGGCTCCGAGTGGAATTACATTAATAGATATGAACGGAAAGCTTACTTTTGCAAACAAGATGGCCGAGGAAATATTGGAGCTTCGAGCCTCCCATATAGATAACCTTACATTTAATTCGCCAAATTTAAACATAACAACTCCTGATGGAGATCCTATCAAATCAGAGGACTTGCCTTTCTCTATTATGAAAAAAACAGGAAATGTTATTCGAGACTATATTCATACCATAGAGACGTCTAGTGGAGAGTCAAAGATTTTATCCATTAATGGATCTCCAATTTTAGATAGCTATGGGAATATGACAGCTGGACTATTTTCCATGGTCGATATCACATCAAAAAAAATGTTGGAATTAGAACTTACAAAAGCCAACACACTATTAAAGCAATTGTCTGAACGTGATGGATTAACAGGGGTTGCTAATCGCCGTTACTTTGACGAGAGGTTACCTAAGTTATTGAAGGATTCAAACAAGCGTCACACTCCTCTCTCTATCATTATGTTTGATCTCGATGAATTTAAAAAATATAACGATCAATATGGGCATCAAGCAGGGGATGATTGTTTAAAAAGTATTACGAAGACAATATCAGACGCTTTGCCTGAACAAGCTGTATTTGCTCGTTACGGTGGAGAGGAATTCGGAATTTTATTACCGAAATTCAAGGGGACAGATGCGTATGATTTTGCTAAGTTACTTGTAGAGGTAGTTTATCGATTAAATATCCCTCACTGTATGTCTAGCACTTCCCATACAGTAACAATAAGTATGGGAGTAGCAGAGTGGAATAATTCCAACATAACTAATAAGTCAATAAATGATTTGATTAAAGAAGCAGACAGAGCACTATACGAATCAAAGAGAAGCGGTAAAAATCGTGCTACATTAGCTTAG
- a CDS encoding DEAD/DEAH box helicase — translation MRLDELTSVEIERHFSESETENKAKALYENERVKEMLWDKELARFKVFVDDDERQTVEVEPSNELEIIHTSCTCKKEQCEHVGAVLFKMAEYKVGKWLAKKDGYGKAEPYRLPAEERSRTARLLRSLESLYVQEQESTKERQPLEVEFLLSLYPSYNERIQGGFELELKVGPKRTYVVKDIHAFLRSLSNGESIRFSKLFTFHASDYVIKEEDMHVFSLMKEVIDVKQSSYIRNQNDEERTFCIPPTYAEKLLNVLAERRTSVNDSLHEYEGLVIEDLKPIFSFRLAPLKDTLDTYEFKWDQAEKVIYLGRMLPYLFFNGICYKVTKGQQDLIESLYFHVALEDKQQLLLDRSQLDTFASILLPKLKEIGELSMDGDIEEMISMPPLKPKLMISYEGERLTADVIFQYGSEEIRPFLRETHTRENVLVRDMELEYKLLGKIEDLPFRFNGKELFLDSLPDILDFVSFDMPQLDEWFDIYAPKSIQDLIFEPYEEPKLSVSTSGGWMDVHFDVSGITDDDIDAMMRAILARDRYFKLSSGSYVPLHDEVFDPMKQLFDELQFNKNELEQSMQVPLYRALQVEDSGLYVKKSEAFQKLITRLTEPVEEDFPLPAIDADLREYQKRGYQWMTALDYYGFGGILADDMGLGKTLQTITFLLGKKERKDVSALIVSPSSVVYNWKKEIQRFAPSMTVLVVNGSAEERQELLATADDYDIVITSYPVLRRDVDIYEQKQFDVLILDEAQNVKNAGTKTARAVRKIKRQTSFALSGTPIENSLEELYSIFAIVLPGVLPRREAFNKLTETQIARRIRAFVLRRQKKEVLQELPEKIEAVEYMDMTQAQKTLYLGQLAMLRQEASSAIERNEWQDKRMQILAGLTRLRQICCHPGMFVDSYEGGSEKLDRLLDYLEEAKAAGRRVVVFSQFTTMLAIIREQLAKRDWDYFYLDGKTPSEERVQKADQFNAGEKDLFLVSLKAGGTGLNLTGGDTVILFDSWWNPAIEDQAADRVYRFGQKRVVHVTKLITTGTIEEKIHQLQDKKRDLLDRVIQPGETMVTSLGKEEIRELLDI, via the coding sequence ATGCGATTAGATGAACTAACTTCGGTGGAAATAGAGCGTCATTTCTCTGAAAGCGAAACAGAAAACAAGGCAAAGGCATTGTATGAGAATGAGCGAGTGAAAGAAATGCTTTGGGATAAAGAGCTGGCAAGGTTTAAAGTGTTTGTTGACGATGACGAAAGGCAAACGGTGGAAGTGGAGCCGAGCAACGAGCTTGAGATCATTCATACAAGTTGCACGTGTAAAAAAGAACAGTGTGAGCATGTTGGAGCTGTTTTATTTAAGATGGCAGAGTATAAAGTAGGTAAATGGTTAGCTAAGAAAGACGGATACGGCAAGGCTGAACCATATAGACTACCCGCAGAAGAACGAAGCCGAACAGCTAGATTACTTCGATCATTAGAATCGCTCTACGTGCAGGAGCAAGAATCAACGAAAGAAAGGCAGCCTCTTGAAGTAGAATTCTTACTATCCTTGTATCCATCCTACAACGAGCGAATTCAAGGGGGTTTTGAACTTGAGCTCAAAGTAGGACCGAAGCGAACTTACGTGGTAAAGGATATTCATGCATTCTTACGCTCTTTATCGAATGGTGAATCGATTCGTTTTTCTAAACTGTTTACGTTTCATGCCTCGGACTATGTAATTAAAGAGGAGGATATGCACGTATTTTCACTCATGAAAGAAGTTATTGATGTCAAGCAATCCTCCTATATACGTAATCAAAACGATGAGGAGCGGACATTCTGTATCCCTCCTACTTACGCGGAAAAGTTATTGAACGTTTTAGCTGAAAGACGAACATCGGTAAACGATTCTTTACACGAGTATGAAGGACTTGTCATAGAGGATCTTAAGCCGATCTTTTCTTTCCGATTGGCGCCACTAAAGGACACATTGGACACGTATGAATTTAAGTGGGATCAGGCGGAGAAAGTGATTTACTTAGGAAGAATGCTTCCTTACCTATTCTTTAACGGCATTTGCTATAAGGTTACGAAAGGTCAGCAGGACCTCATTGAATCACTGTATTTTCATGTGGCGCTTGAAGATAAGCAACAACTCTTACTAGATCGAAGCCAGCTCGATACGTTTGCCTCGATTCTTTTACCAAAGTTAAAAGAAATCGGGGAGCTATCGATGGATGGAGACATTGAAGAGATGATTTCTATGCCGCCACTTAAGCCTAAGCTTATGATTAGCTATGAAGGTGAACGATTGACTGCCGATGTCATTTTTCAATATGGCAGTGAAGAAATACGTCCATTTTTACGCGAAACACATACGAGAGAGAACGTGCTTGTAAGAGACATGGAACTTGAGTATAAGCTCTTAGGTAAGATTGAAGATCTGCCCTTCCGATTTAACGGGAAAGAGCTATTTTTAGATTCCTTACCTGACATTTTAGATTTTGTTTCATTTGATATGCCGCAGTTAGATGAATGGTTTGATATCTATGCGCCAAAGTCTATTCAGGACTTAATCTTTGAACCATATGAAGAGCCTAAACTATCTGTATCCACATCAGGAGGCTGGATGGATGTGCACTTTGATGTGAGTGGAATTACGGATGATGATATTGATGCGATGATGCGTGCTATTTTAGCTCGAGATCGCTATTTTAAACTATCGAGTGGATCGTATGTACCACTTCACGATGAGGTATTTGATCCAATGAAGCAACTTTTTGATGAGCTTCAATTCAATAAAAACGAGCTAGAGCAGTCGATGCAAGTACCACTTTATCGAGCTTTACAAGTGGAGGACAGTGGCCTTTACGTAAAGAAGAGCGAGGCTTTCCAAAAACTTATTACACGATTAACAGAGCCTGTAGAGGAAGATTTCCCACTGCCTGCAATTGATGCTGATTTAAGAGAGTATCAAAAGCGAGGCTATCAGTGGATGACTGCACTTGACTACTATGGTTTTGGTGGGATTTTAGCAGATGATATGGGTCTTGGTAAAACGCTCCAAACAATCACGTTTTTACTTGGTAAAAAAGAGCGAAAGGATGTCTCGGCATTAATCGTGTCTCCATCAAGTGTTGTGTATAACTGGAAAAAAGAAATTCAGCGATTTGCGCCATCCATGACCGTGTTGGTAGTAAATGGGAGTGCAGAAGAGAGACAGGAGCTTTTAGCAACTGCTGATGATTACGATATTGTCATTACATCGTATCCTGTGTTACGTCGCGACGTTGATATTTATGAGCAAAAGCAATTTGATGTCCTTATCTTAGATGAGGCGCAAAATGTTAAAAATGCTGGAACGAAAACGGCTAGAGCTGTGCGCAAAATAAAGCGTCAAACGAGCTTTGCCTTGAGCGGTACGCCAATTGAGAACTCGCTCGAGGAGCTTTACTCGATCTTTGCGATTGTCCTCCCGGGAGTGTTACCACGAAGAGAAGCGTTTAATAAGCTGACAGAAACACAAATTGCAAGAAGGATACGTGCATTTGTCCTTCGCAGGCAGAAAAAAGAAGTCTTACAAGAGCTTCCTGAAAAAATTGAGGCTGTCGAATATATGGATATGACTCAGGCTCAAAAAACACTCTACCTAGGGCAGCTTGCGATGCTACGTCAAGAGGCGAGCTCTGCAATAGAACGAAATGAGTGGCAGGATAAACGCATGCAGATTCTTGCAGGCTTAACCCGACTAAGACAAATTTGCTGTCACCCTGGAATGTTCGTTGACTCCTATGAGGGAGGATCAGAGAAGCTTGACAGGCTTTTAGACTACCTGGAGGAAGCGAAGGCTGCAGGACGTCGTGTAGTCGTCTTTAGCCAGTTTACAACGATGCTTGCAATCATTCGTGAGCAGTTGGCGAAGAGAGACTGGGATTACTTTTATCTGGACGGAAAGACGCCTTCAGAAGAACGCGTTCAGAAGGCCGATCAATTTAATGCGGGTGAAAAGGATTTATTCCTTGTTTCGTTAAAAGCGGGTGGAACAGGGCTTAACTTAACAGGTGGAGATACCGTCATCCTATTTGACTCTTGGTGGAATCCAGCGATTGAAGATCAGGCGGCCGATCGTGTGTATCGCTTTGGGCAAAAGAGAGTCGTACACGTGACAAAGCTTATCACGACAGGCACGATAGAGGAGAAGATTCATCAGCTTCAGGATAAAAAGCGTGACCTATTAGATCGTGTTATTCAGCCGGGCGAAACGATGGTAACGTCCTTAGGGAAAGAAGAAATACGCGAACTATTAGACATATAG
- a CDS encoding ABC-F family ATP-binding cassette domain-containing protein, producing the protein MMQIEKLHKTYGEKVLFNQISFTIGSRERIGLVGINGTGKSSLLKALAGIEGAESGKLLHANDFRIEYLPQNPELDGEKTVLETVFDGDAPIMRAMKNYELAMRNLEKDSSKGAYQQAYERAQNEMDSEDAWEANTQAKTILTKLGIETFNKKVNTLSGGQVRRVSLAKALIQPADLLLLDEPTNHLDNVSVEWLEGHLQSYKGTVMLITHDRYFLDRVTTKIMELAEGELYTFEGNYEYYLTEKAERERQGLAADAKHKNVLRRELEWLKRGAKARTTKQKARIHRVEDMQERKMTRKKEDLDFAIGSTRLGKDVIELIGVSKAIEGKQLIESLDYLINRHDRLGIIGANGIGKSTLLNIIAGKVHADAGTVHVGETVKIGYYSQNHEEMDENLRMIDYIKKTAEVVQTIDGVTITAEQMLERFMFSRAHQFTHIRRLSGGERKRLYLLKVLMEEPNVLFLDEPTNDLDTETLSVLEDYLEQFPGVVITVSHDRYFLDRVVSQLLVFKGNAQIDRYYGTYSEWLEDEREIELAPTVMDEPPVEPPKPKTRKKLSYKDQQEWNTIEEEIGKLEAKIEALDEQIAESGSDFDKARELYEEKEQTESTLVTKMERWEELSELVEGLE; encoded by the coding sequence ATGATGCAAATTGAAAAGCTTCACAAAACATATGGAGAAAAGGTGCTTTTTAACCAGATTTCCTTTACAATAGGCAGCCGTGAACGAATCGGGCTAGTTGGTATAAATGGAACAGGAAAATCATCTTTATTAAAAGCGCTAGCAGGAATAGAAGGCGCAGAGTCTGGGAAGCTGCTACATGCGAACGATTTTCGTATCGAATATTTGCCTCAAAATCCAGAGCTAGACGGAGAGAAAACCGTTTTAGAGACCGTTTTTGACGGGGACGCACCTATCATGCGAGCTATGAAGAACTATGAGCTTGCTATGAGGAATCTCGAGAAGGATAGTAGTAAGGGAGCTTACCAGCAAGCCTATGAGCGAGCTCAAAATGAGATGGATAGCGAAGATGCATGGGAAGCGAACACGCAGGCAAAGACCATTTTAACAAAGCTTGGCATTGAAACCTTTAATAAAAAGGTTAACACGCTTTCAGGTGGTCAAGTTCGCCGAGTTTCCTTAGCGAAGGCGCTTATACAGCCTGCGGATTTGCTCCTGTTAGATGAGCCGACAAACCACTTAGACAACGTGTCTGTCGAGTGGTTAGAAGGGCACTTACAGTCCTATAAGGGGACGGTGATGCTCATTACGCACGATCGCTACTTCTTAGATCGCGTGACTACGAAGATCATGGAGCTTGCAGAGGGAGAGTTATACACATTTGAAGGCAACTATGAATATTATTTGACGGAGAAAGCAGAGAGAGAGCGACAAGGCTTAGCTGCGGATGCGAAACATAAAAATGTGCTCAGACGTGAGCTCGAATGGCTGAAGCGCGGGGCAAAAGCCCGTACTACGAAGCAAAAGGCTCGTATTCATCGTGTAGAAGATATGCAGGAACGCAAGATGACTCGAAAAAAAGAGGATCTTGATTTTGCTATCGGCTCCACTCGTTTAGGGAAAGACGTCATTGAGCTTATTGGTGTGTCAAAAGCAATCGAAGGCAAACAGTTGATAGAGTCGCTTGATTATTTGATTAATCGTCATGATCGTCTTGGTATTATTGGAGCTAACGGAATTGGGAAGTCTACACTACTAAACATTATCGCGGGAAAAGTCCATGCTGACGCTGGAACCGTCCACGTCGGGGAAACGGTTAAGATCGGATACTATTCGCAGAATCATGAAGAAATGGACGAAAATCTTCGAATGATCGATTATATTAAGAAGACGGCAGAAGTCGTTCAAACGATTGACGGTGTGACGATCACAGCCGAACAGATGTTAGAACGCTTCATGTTTTCGCGAGCACACCAGTTTACGCATATAAGACGTTTGTCCGGTGGGGAGCGGAAGCGGCTTTATCTCCTTAAAGTGCTTATGGAAGAACCTAACGTCCTATTTTTAGATGAACCGACAAACGATCTTGATACGGAGACGCTGTCCGTATTAGAGGATTACTTAGAGCAATTCCCAGGCGTTGTCATAACGGTATCCCACGATCGTTATTTCTTAGATAGAGTAGTATCACAGTTGCTTGTTTTTAAAGGGAACGCGCAAATAGACCGTTACTATGGGACGTATAGCGAATGGCTTGAGGACGAGCGAGAGATAGAGCTTGCACCAACTGTAATGGATGAACCTCCTGTTGAACCACCTAAGCCTAAAACACGTAAAAAACTTTCCTATAAAGATCAGCAAGAATGGAATACGATTGAAGAGGAAATCGGCAAACTAGAAGCAAAAATAGAAGCACTTGATGAGCAGATTGCTGAATCAGGGAGTGACTTTGATAAGGCGCGAGAGCTTTACGAAGAAAAAGAACAGACAGAATCAACGCTTGTAACAAAAATGGAACGATGGGAAGAGCTTTCAGAGCTAGTAGAGGGCTTAGAGTAG